The Chitinophaga niabensis genome segment TGATGGCATCACCGGTACTGTAACCTGGTTTTGCCTGGCCGTTGATGGTTACGGCGTTGAAGAGGTTGTTGCGGCTCACTGTTTCAGGGCCGTACACTCTTTCCAGTTTAACAAGGCCGTTGATCGGCACCATTTCACCTGCGTTGTTCTTCACAAACACACCATTCAGGGAAGCAGGTTCTGCACGGTCTGCAGCATCTGCCTGTACGATCACACGGTAGTATTTACCGAAGCGGTTGAAATCTGAAGTATAAGAGCTACCGTAGTACACCTGCATGGTATTGAGGATCTCACTTACGGGAACGCCTAGTTGTTTACTCTTACGTTCATCCACTACTATTTCATACTGCGGGTTACCGGTGTTAAAAGTAGTGAAGGCGAAAGCGATCTCCGGGCGTTTCATCAGCTCGCCGATGAAGCCATAGGCAGTGCCGCCTAATTTATCCAGGCTGCCGCCGGTACGGTCCTGCAGGATCACTTCAAAACCATCCATGTTACTGAAACCCGGTACGGTTGGCATGTTGAAGAGGAAGATCCCGGCTTCAGGGATGCCGGCTACTTTCTGCTGCATCAGGCCCATTACATCCTTCAGGTCTTTTACCGCCCCTCTGTCCTTATGCGGTTTCATTTTCACGAAACCTACTGCGGAAGAAGAACTGCTGGAGTTGGTGAGGAAGTTGAAACCTGCCACGCTCAGGTAAGTGTGCGTAGCTTCGAGTGACTTCATTTCTTTCTCCAGTTTCTCGATCACTTTCCTGGTACGTTCCAGGGAAGAACCCGGAGGCATGTTCACTGCGTATACAATGAAGCCCTGGTCTTCCGTGGGAATGAAACCGGAAGGTGTTTTACGCACCATCAGTACGGTTACCACACCTATGATCACCAATCCTAAAACAGTGATCCATTTGTGACGTACGAGGAAGCGGAGGCTGTGTACATATTTATTGGTAAGGCTGTCGAAGCCTGTATTGAAAGCAGTAAAGAAACGTTTACCAAAACCTTTGGCTACCACGTGGTCGCCGGGGCCGGTATGGTTATTCTTCAGTAATAATGCGCACAAAGCAGGGCTGAGCGTGAGGGCGTTCAATGCAGAGATCAGGATGGCGATAGCCAGCGTGAAGGCGAACTGCCTGTAGAACACACCCGCAGGCCCCTGCATGAAACCTACCGGGATGAACACCGCGGCCATTACAATGGTAATGGAAACGATGGCACCGGAGATCTCTTTCATGGAACTAACGGTGGCCTCCTTGGGCGACATATGTATCGCAGCCATCTTGGTATGGACGGCCTCCACCACCACAATGGCATCATCCACCACAATACCAATGGCCAGTACCAGTGCGAACAGGGTGAGCAGGTTGATACTAAAGCCAAATAACTGCATGAAGAAGAAGGTACCTATGATCGCTACCGGCACTGCGATGGCCGGGATCAGTGTGGAGCGGAAATCCTGCAGGAAGATGAACACCACGATGAACACGAGGATGAATGCCTCTATCAGGGTAGTCTTTACCTGGCTGATAGATTCATCCAGGTATTCCTTGGTGCTGTAGATAACAGATTGCGTAACACCGGTAGGGAAAGCCGCTTCTGCCTTCTTCATCAGTGCCAGGATGGACTCCTGGATCTCGTTTGCATTGGAACCGGCTGTTTGGAACACAGCGATACCAATACCTGCTTTGCTGTCCACTTTTGTATCTGCAGCATAACTGAAGGAACCAAATTCAACACGGGCCACGTCTTTCAGGCGTAATACAGAACCATCCGCATTTGCTTTGAGGATGATGTCTTCATATTGTTCGCCTTTATTGAGCTTCCCTTTGTATTTGATCACATATTCAAATGCTTCTTCCTTGCTTTCACCACCGAAACGGCCGGGTGCTGCTTCCACGTTCTGCTCACGGATAGCGGCCAACACTTCCTGAGTGCTCAGGCCATATGCTGTGAGGCGTTCAGGTTTGAGCCAGATACGCATGGAATAATCCTTTGCACCGAACACCATGGCCTGACCAACGCCGGGTACCCGTTGAATTTCGGGGATGATATTGATCTTGGCATAGTTCTGCAGGAATGTTTCGTCGTATGCTTTGTTCTCACCGGTGAGGTTCACCACCATGATCATACTGTTCTGTTGTTTCTGCGTGGTGATACCGGCAGCAATAACTTCAACAGGCAGCAGTGCGGTAGCTTTTGCTACGCGGTTCTGTACGTTCACAGCTGCCAGATCGGGGTCTGTACCAAGTTTAAAATAAACGGTGAGTGTCATGGAACCGTCGTTGTTGGAGTTGGAGCTCATGTAGGTCATGTTCTCCACACCGTTTACGGCTTCTTCTATGGGAGTAGCAACAGAACGTGCCACCACCTCAGCGTTGGCACCAGGGTACGAAGCCGTCACCTGAACGCTGGGAGGTGCAATGTCCGGGAACTGCGTCACTGGCAATGATACCAGCGAGAGCAAGCCCAGCAGCACCAGTATGATGGATACAACCGTTGCTAATACGGGTCTTTCTATAAATCTTCTTAACATGAATCAGGTTTTGAAAAGTAAACGAATCCTCTTCCCGCCTATAAAACATAAGCAGGTTTCCGTTCTTAATGATTTGATCAGAGTGGTTTCGCTTTCAGTAAACTATCGATCGTAATAGGTTGCGGTGCTATTACGGCGCCATCACGGAGGCGGTCCAGGCCGGTGTATACAATACGTTCGCCTGCTTTCACTCCTTCTTCCACAAACAGGTATCCACCACTTTTACCGGAGATAGTGATCAGTTTGCTGACTACTTTATTACTGTCGCCTACTGCAAACACAAACACTTTATCCTGCAATTCGAAAGTAGCTTCGGCAGGTACTACCAGGGCATTGCTATGCTGCCTGGGGATGCGTACTTTACCGGTTGAGCCGGAACGAAGTACACCTCCTGCATTCGGGAAGGTAGCGCGGAAGCTGATAGCACCCATGGTTTTATCAAACTGTCCTTCTACGGTTTCTATCTTACCTTTCGATTCGTAAATACTGTTGTCTGCCAATACCAGTTCCACCTGCGGAAGTTGTTTGATCTTTTCCTGGATGGTGGCGCCGGGTACCTCCTCTTTAAATTGCAGGAAGTCTATTTCACTCATGGAGAAATAAGCGTACAGGTCTTTAACATCGCTTAACACGGTTAAAGGCTGCAACTCTCCTCTTCCTACGAGGCTACCTGCTTTAAAGGGTATACGGCCTACATAACCGCTCACGGGTGCAGTGATCACGGTAAAGCCAACATTGATATTAGCATTACCTACCTGGGCTTGTGCCTGTGCTACTGCAGCTTTAGCTCCTGCTAAGGTAGCCTGTGCTGTTTTCAGCTGCACATCACTCACTACGTTGTTCTGTACAAGGGGTGTGAGCTTTTCAACTTCCAGCGCTGCTTTTTCCTGGTTAGCCTTGGCGGCTTGCAGGGCTGCGCTGTTATTGCTCAACTGTTCCTGGTAAGGACGGTCGTTGATCTTAAATAAAGGCTGGCCTTGTTTTACATAAGCGCCTTCATCTACGTAGATCTTTTCCAGGTAACCATCTACCTGCGCCCGGATCTCTACATTCACCTTGCCTTCCAGCGCGGCGGTGTATTCACGGAAAGTAGTGGCTGGCATGGATTGCAGGGTAATTACAGGCAATGGCTGCGCCTGCGGAGGCGTTTCTGCATTACCGGTAGAAGAGCTGCATCCATATAATAGAATAGCAAAGGCGATACTTGCTAATGCGCCTGCTATCAGCTTTCTGTTGAAAGAAAATAATAACGATTTCATACTACGGTTTTTATAGATCATAAACACAGATTGCGCAACCATGTTCCCCTGCGCTGGGAATTAGTTAATTGAATTATACAGGGCATGACAGTCCCTCCGTAATCAGAACATGGAGTAGAAAAAAAGGAAGACTACACTAAATACTGCCTGGGCTTGCAGTATATCCATAATCGTTCGAGGTGTACTTTTTGTTACTGCTGTCGTAAAAAAAAGTCCTCTTCCGACTATAGTTAGGTTACATGATTTTCATGATTCGTTCAAACTTGATGCGTTGCAATTGACAATGCAAATTTAGAATAATAGGCGACACTTTACATGTTGCATATCGCGGGATTAGTTGTACTTTTCACGGATAGTCTTTTGGAAGAGCGCCGGCGTCTGCCCCGTATGCTTTTTAAAGAAACGGTTAAAATACGCGTCGTCGTCGAAATTCAATTCTCCCGCAATCTGCTTTACAGAGTGCTGTTGCCAGAACAGTAGCCGTTTTGCTTCCATAATGCGTTTAGCATCGATGATCTGCTTGGCACTCCTGCCTATGGTAGTTTTTACTGTATCGTTCAAATGTCCGGGGGTTACGTGGAGCATCTCCGCATAGTCCGTAACCTGTACTTTTTCACGGAAGTGCTGATCTACCAGGATCTTAAACTGGATACCCAGGCCACTGAAACTGGTTTCGGTACGGTAGAGGTCCATATTACTTTCCGGCCTGGCAATACGCCCGCAGGCAATGATAAAAGCACTGAGCACATTCCTGATGATAGCCTCCTTCCTGGGTTTATCATTCCTGAACTCTGCCAGGAGGATACGGGCAAAGGAAAGCACTTCCTGCAGCTGGCCTTCTTCCAGGCGCAGTACATTATCCTTGAACACACATTGCCAGCAGCTGAGCACACCTAAAGTTTCCGTGATCAGGAAATCGCGTGTAAAATACAACCCTATCACTTCTGCATCCGAACTCAGGTCATACTGGCGGATCTGTTCCGGGTCCATCATGATCACGGCCGGCGCATCTATAATATGTTTCTCGAAGTCGATATATAATGTAACAGAGCCTTTGAGCAGGATATCTATGGTATATCCGTCATGCCGGTGTGGCACTTCAAATCCTTCCCATTTGATATCCTTCAGGTTGGCCCGGTGGATCATGAACTGAGAGCCTTCTATAGCAAGACTGTTATCCTGCAGGGTGATCAAGGGTATCTGATTATATTTAGCCAGCTGCATGGTTTTGTGTTTATTCAGGTTATTCAACTTTCTGGCGTTCCTGTACTAATACAAGGTCGCTCATTTTAACATTGATCGGGATATTCCCGATCTGTACGATTGCACTCTTATTCCTTAGTTCTGTTACTTTTCCTACCTGGTTATTCGTCCGGATCTTCACCCGGTCCCCTACTTTGATCTCTCCCGCCAGTTCTACGAATTTATCCTGTACCTTTTTCTGTAATTTCTCGTTGATGGACTTTTCTTTTTTACGGAAAAGAAGCGCCTCTGCCTGTTTGATCACTTTCGCCTTATCATCTGTGCGCTTCCATTCAAATACGATCTGCTTCAGTTTGCGTTCCATGTCTTTCAGGTAGATGATCTCTTCTTCCCTGATCTTGTTCTGCAGCTTCAGCAGGGTGTATTGCTGCTGCACGCGTTCTTTGTCAGACAGTATTTCGTATTCTTTCTTAAGTCTTTCGTTCTCTTTGAGTAGTTTTTGCAGTTCTTTTTCTTTGCTTTCTACTTTCTGCAGGTCCTGTTCTGCTTTATTCAGTAATTTATCTAAGCGGAAGTGTCCGTCGTCTACTAATTTGCGGGCCCTGTTGATGAGGGCGGGATCCATGCCTATGCGCTGGGCGATGGAGAATGTATAAGAGCTGCCGGGTTTTCCGATAAGCAGTTTATACATGGGGAGCAGGTTCTCTTCATCAAATCCCATGGCGGCATTCACAATTCCTTTCACTTTACCGGCCATGATCTTCAGGTTGAGGTAGTGGGTGGTAACGATGCCAAAGGCATGTTTCCTTGCCAGCTCTTCCATGATCACTTCTGCAAATGCTCCGCCCAGGTTAGGATCGGAGCCGCTGCCCAATTCATCAATGAAGAACAATGTTTTACCATTGGCGTTCTCCATGAAGTATTTCATATTCTTCAGGTGTGAACTATAGGTGCTCAGTTCAAATTCCAGGCTCTGGGTGTCCCCGATGTGGATCATCAGGTTCCGGAAGATGCCCAGCTGGCTGCTGGGGTGAACCGGTACTAATAATCCTGCCTGCAGCATCAGCTGAATGAGCCCTACAGTTTTGAGCGTCACCGTTTTCCCTCCTGCGTTAGGGCCGCTGATCACCAGGATGTGGTTATCCTTGTTCAGCGTCATGTTCACGGGGATGGTGGGCTTTCCCTGTTTGCGGTTATACAATAGCAGCAAGGGATGATAGGCCTCTACCAGGTGCACCTGCGCGTGTGGCACGAGCATGGGGTAGTTTCCGTTGATATCCAGTGCCAGGCGGGCTTTTGCACGTATAAAATCATAGATCCCAAGGATGGTATGATATTGCTGCAATAAGCCCTGGTGTCTGGCCATTTCTGCCGTGAGGTTCTTGAGGATGGCATAGACTTCTCTCTGTTCATCCCTTTCCAGGGAAAAGACCTCATTGTTCAGCTGAATGGTTTCTTCCGGTTCCAGGAAAGCCGTGCGGCGGGTATCTGATTCCCCGTGCAGGATCCCTTTCACCATTCGTTTCTGTTCTGCAAAGATGGCCACTACCCTGCGTCCGTTGAGGAAACTCTCTTCGATATCAGCCAGGTAGCCCTGTTTCTGCAGTTTGCCCAGGATCCTGTCGAACACCCTCCGGAGCTCTGTTCTTTTACGGAACAGGTTTGTCCGGATCTTTGCCAGCTCAGGTGTTGCATTGTCGCGCACCTGCCCGGTTTCATCCAGCACTTCATCTATCTGCGAAACGATCTTCTTTTCGTAATGGGTTTCTTTGATCAGGCTGTACAGCCCCCAATATGTCACTCTCCTGTCTGTATCAAAGAAACGGACGATACTGTTCATACTTTCCGCCAGTTTGCGGAGTTGCATGAATTGCTCCCCGGCAAGCACGGCCCCCTGGATTTCCAGCAGGCGTAATTCCTGCTTCAGGTTGAGGACGTGATCGTTGGGGAAGTGCTGTTGGATCAGCACCAATTGCTTATACTCATGCGCCTGTTGAAGCGCAGTCTTTACGTAGTCGATATGTGTATGCAGGCGCAGTTCTTCGGCCATTTGCTTGCCCAGCTCCGTTTTACAATGCTCCTGCAACAAAACCTTTACCTTGTCAAATTCCAACTGCACCGGCGCCGATTCTGGAAAATATTTCACCTTCTGTTTTTTTAATATACGGCTGCCGGCCCATGCAGCCTATCCTTTTTTTCGTTCCGCAAAGTTGGCCTATCCACTGGAATTGATGAAAAATGATTGATCAACAGCCAGTCACGAATGACAAATGCGGTTCATCATTCATGCGTTCTCCAAAAGAATGTTAAAGTTACTTAACTTGTTGATCCAAACCGCCATGGATATCGTAATTTGATGTACAGTTAAAGTTTATGAAACAGCTAAAAAGATACCTTTTGTTCGTGGCAATGCTGGGTTCCAGCCTCGCATCCTGCGCTCAGCAACAAACAAAAACCGAAAAAGAACCAGGAGATATGACCATTGATAAAGACACAAAAACCGCAACGGCCATTTTTGGAAATGGCTGTTTCTGGTGTACGGAGGCAATATTCCAGCAGTTAGAGGGGGTATTAAAGGTGGAATCCGGGTATTCCGGCGGCGCCAACCCCAACCCCACCTACGATGAAGTATGTACGGGCCTTACGGGGCATGCGGAAGCGGCCAGGATCACTTACGATCCTTCAAAGATCAGTTATGCCACCCTGCTGGAAGCATTCTGGGGAAGCCATGATCCTACTACGCTGAACCGCCAGGGGAATGATGTGGGTACGCAGTACCGCTCGGTGATCTTCTATGAGAATGAAGAACAGCATAAAGAGGCTGAATTTTACAAAAAGAAGCTGCAGGAGTCCGGCGCTTTTAAGGACCCTATTGTAACGGAGATCACGCCCTTTAAGGCGTTTTACGTGGCAGAGAACTATCACCAGAACTATTACAACCAGAACGGTTCAGCGCCATATTGTACGTATGTGATCAAACCTAAGCTGGAAAAGTTCAAGAAAGCGTTTAAGGATAAGTTGAAACACTAGTTAACTAAATATAATATTGGAAAGAAGAGGGGTCTTAAGGCGCCTCTTTTTTTATGATACCATATTGGCCATATGGA includes the following:
- a CDS encoding efflux RND transporter permease subunit, with amino-acid sequence MLRRFIERPVLATVVSIILVLLGLLSLVSLPVTQFPDIAPPSVQVTASYPGANAEVVARSVATPIEEAVNGVENMTYMSSNSNNDGSMTLTVYFKLGTDPDLAAVNVQNRVAKATALLPVEVIAAGITTQKQQNSMIMVVNLTGENKAYDETFLQNYAKINIIPEIQRVPGVGQAMVFGAKDYSMRIWLKPERLTAYGLSTQEVLAAIREQNVEAAPGRFGGESKEEAFEYVIKYKGKLNKGEQYEDIILKANADGSVLRLKDVARVEFGSFSYAADTKVDSKAGIGIAVFQTAGSNANEIQESILALMKKAEAAFPTGVTQSVIYSTKEYLDESISQVKTTLIEAFILVFIVVFIFLQDFRSTLIPAIAVPVAIIGTFFFMQLFGFSINLLTLFALVLAIGIVVDDAIVVVEAVHTKMAAIHMSPKEATVSSMKEISGAIVSITIVMAAVFIPVGFMQGPAGVFYRQFAFTLAIAILISALNALTLSPALCALLLKNNHTGPGDHVVAKGFGKRFFTAFNTGFDSLTNKYVHSLRFLVRHKWITVLGLVIIGVVTVLMVRKTPSGFIPTEDQGFIVYAVNMPPGSSLERTRKVIEKLEKEMKSLEATHTYLSVAGFNFLTNSSSSSSAVGFVKMKPHKDRGAVKDLKDVMGLMQQKVAGIPEAGIFLFNMPTVPGFSNMDGFEVILQDRTGGSLDKLGGTAYGFIGELMKRPEIAFAFTTFNTGNPQYEIVVDERKSKQLGVPVSEILNTMQVYYGSSYTSDFNRFGKYYRVIVQADAADRAEPASLNGVFVKNNAGEMVPINGLVKLERVYGPETVSRNNLFNAVTINGQAKPGYSTGDAIKAVEEVAANYLPRGYSYEWVGMTKEEIAAGGQAGIIFLLCLVFVYFLLAAQYESYILPFSVILSVPLGIFGVFSFINMFGIDNNIYVQVGLIMLIGLLAKNAILIVEYAVQRRRAGMGLLAAALEASRLRLRPILMTSFAFIAGLIPLMRATGSSALGNRSISTGAAGGMLTGVVLGVFVIPVLFVIFQFVQEKISGKPQPLAVEQEA
- a CDS encoding efflux RND transporter periplasmic adaptor subunit, whose product is MKSLLFSFNRKLIAGALASIAFAILLYGCSSSTGNAETPPQAQPLPVITLQSMPATTFREYTAALEGKVNVEIRAQVDGYLEKIYVDEGAYVKQGQPLFKINDRPYQEQLSNNSAALQAAKANQEKAALEVEKLTPLVQNNVVSDVQLKTAQATLAGAKAAVAQAQAQVGNANINVGFTVITAPVSGYVGRIPFKAGSLVGRGELQPLTVLSDVKDLYAYFSMSEIDFLQFKEEVPGATIQEKIKQLPQVELVLADNSIYESKGKIETVEGQFDKTMGAISFRATFPNAGGVLRSGSTGKVRIPRQHSNALVVPAEATFELQDKVFVFAVGDSNKVVSKLITISGKSGGYLFVEEGVKAGERIVYTGLDRLRDGAVIAPQPITIDSLLKAKPL
- a CDS encoding helix-turn-helix domain-containing protein — its product is MQLAKYNQIPLITLQDNSLAIEGSQFMIHRANLKDIKWEGFEVPHRHDGYTIDILLKGSVTLYIDFEKHIIDAPAVIMMDPEQIRQYDLSSDAEVIGLYFTRDFLITETLGVLSCWQCVFKDNVLRLEEGQLQEVLSFARILLAEFRNDKPRKEAIIRNVLSAFIIACGRIARPESNMDLYRTETSFSGLGIQFKILVDQHFREKVQVTDYAEMLHVTPGHLNDTVKTTIGRSAKQIIDAKRIMEAKRLLFWQQHSVKQIAGELNFDDDAYFNRFFKKHTGQTPALFQKTIREKYN
- a CDS encoding endonuclease MutS2 → MKYFPESAPVQLEFDKVKVLLQEHCKTELGKQMAEELRLHTHIDYVKTALQQAHEYKQLVLIQQHFPNDHVLNLKQELRLLEIQGAVLAGEQFMQLRKLAESMNSIVRFFDTDRRVTYWGLYSLIKETHYEKKIVSQIDEVLDETGQVRDNATPELAKIRTNLFRKRTELRRVFDRILGKLQKQGYLADIEESFLNGRRVVAIFAEQKRMVKGILHGESDTRRTAFLEPEETIQLNNEVFSLERDEQREVYAILKNLTAEMARHQGLLQQYHTILGIYDFIRAKARLALDINGNYPMLVPHAQVHLVEAYHPLLLLYNRKQGKPTIPVNMTLNKDNHILVISGPNAGGKTVTLKTVGLIQLMLQAGLLVPVHPSSQLGIFRNLMIHIGDTQSLEFELSTYSSHLKNMKYFMENANGKTLFFIDELGSGSDPNLGGAFAEVIMEELARKHAFGIVTTHYLNLKIMAGKVKGIVNAAMGFDEENLLPMYKLLIGKPGSSYTFSIAQRIGMDPALINRARKLVDDGHFRLDKLLNKAEQDLQKVESKEKELQKLLKENERLKKEYEILSDKERVQQQYTLLKLQNKIREEEIIYLKDMERKLKQIVFEWKRTDDKAKVIKQAEALLFRKKEKSINEKLQKKVQDKFVELAGEIKVGDRVKIRTNNQVGKVTELRNKSAIVQIGNIPINVKMSDLVLVQERQKVE
- the msrA gene encoding peptide-methionine (S)-S-oxide reductase MsrA; translated protein: MKQLKRYLLFVAMLGSSLASCAQQQTKTEKEPGDMTIDKDTKTATAIFGNGCFWCTEAIFQQLEGVLKVESGYSGGANPNPTYDEVCTGLTGHAEAARITYDPSKISYATLLEAFWGSHDPTTLNRQGNDVGTQYRSVIFYENEEQHKEAEFYKKKLQESGAFKDPIVTEITPFKAFYVAENYHQNYYNQNGSAPYCTYVIKPKLEKFKKAFKDKLKH